In Acidobacteriota bacterium, the sequence CCTTGACGGCGCGTCGCTTCTGAGTCTGTTCCTCTTGCATCGAAACCTCGCGGCTGGGCGCCTATTGGGCGGCGGCCTCTTCTTTCAGTTTCTCGTTCAGAATCGTCTTGCAGCGCGCCAGATCGCGGCGCACCTCGCGCAGCTTGGAGACGTTCTCCAACTGCCCGGTGGCCTTCTGCAGGCGCAGCTTGAAGAGCTGTTCGGCGAGATCGCTGCTCTCGGCCTTCAGGTCTTCGATCCTCATGTCGCGAAATCGTTGAGCTTTCATTTCAACCGTTTCCTATTCGAATCGGTGCACGAACTTGGTCTTGACGGGCAGCTTCTGAGCCGCCAGGCGCATGGCTTCGCGGGCCGTGTCTTCGGGCAGGCCCTCGATCTCGTAGAGGATGCGTCCCGGCTTGATGACGGCCACCCAGCCTTCGGGAGCGCCCTTGCCCTTGCCCATGCGGACTTCAGCCGGCTTGCGGGTGACGGGCGTGTCGGGGAAGATGCGGATCCAGATCTTGCCCGAGCGCTTGGCGTGGCGCGTCATGGCCACACGGGCGGCTTCGATCTGGCGTTCGGAAATCCGTCCCGGCT encodes:
- the rpmC gene encoding 50S ribosomal protein L29 is translated as MKAQRFRDMRIEDLKAESSDLAEQLFKLRLQKATGQLENVSKLREVRRDLARCKTILNEKLKEEAAAQ
- the rplP gene encoding 50S ribosomal protein L16, with the protein product MLMPKKVKYRKRMKGRTKGKALRGSKVDFGEFGLKAMEPGRISERQIEAARVAMTRHAKRSGKIWIRIFPDTPVTRKPAEVRMGKGKGAPEGWVAVIKPGRILYEIEGLPEDTAREAMRLAAQKLPVKTKFVHRFE